A genome region from Bombilactobacillus bombi includes the following:
- a CDS encoding FGGY-family carbohydrate kinase: protein MMHYFLTIDNGGTNTKAVICTDNGQQVGMASFPTKRIEPQPGFQEIKLSNLLSDIGQVIQQALKKANLKADLIEAITVVGHGKGLYTLDQTGKIFMNGILSTDNRAQNIATTLQSQVSRIYSISHQQIMASQAPVILRWLKENQHEQYDRIGYILSNKDFIRYLLTDEIKQEIGDASGNNLINLDTGKYDQNLYDFFGVPEIYNKLPPLIKATDLAGHVTSKAAQVTGLKSGTPVYAGMFDIDACAIATGVLNEQKFSMIAGTWNMNIFPSLQRAPQSAGLMNSIFPTDLNLIEASSPTSAGNLELMIKMLLAEEVHNANLHQKSIYDYLEMMLDSTDAAYTQLLFFPFLYGSNSDPAAEGAFIGLRSSTTKSEMIRSVYEGICFAHRDHIEQLLKVLGHRPEVIRMSGGACNSKHWVQMFADVLNLPIELTAASELGGLGGAITCAVGEGLYPDFSSAVAQMTQVIERYEPIADQVEIYEKKYQIYDSLLRTLEGKWEKLKNLQKELNKQNDH from the coding sequence ATGATGCATTATTTTTTAACTATTGATAATGGTGGAACTAATACTAAGGCTGTTATTTGCACTGACAATGGGCAACAAGTAGGAATGGCGTCTTTTCCAACCAAAAGAATAGAGCCGCAGCCAGGTTTTCAAGAAATTAAGCTATCCAATTTATTAAGTGATATTGGTCAAGTTATTCAACAAGCATTGAAAAAAGCTAATTTAAAAGCTGATTTGATTGAAGCAATAACAGTCGTTGGACATGGTAAGGGATTATATACTTTAGATCAAACAGGCAAAATTTTCATGAATGGTATTTTATCGACCGATAATCGTGCACAAAATATCGCTACTACATTACAATCACAGGTTAGTCGTATTTACTCGATTAGTCATCAACAAATTATGGCTAGTCAAGCTCCTGTCATTTTACGCTGGTTGAAAGAAAACCAGCACGAACAATATGATCGAATTGGATATATTTTGTCAAATAAGGATTTTATTCGTTATTTGTTAACAGATGAGATTAAACAAGAAATCGGAGATGCTTCCGGCAATAATTTAATTAATTTAGATACAGGAAAATACGATCAAAATTTGTATGATTTTTTTGGGGTTCCAGAAATTTATAATAAGTTACCACCTTTAATTAAAGCAACAGACTTAGCAGGTCATGTTACAAGCAAAGCAGCACAAGTAACAGGTCTGAAAAGTGGAACCCCAGTATATGCAGGTATGTTTGATATTGATGCTTGTGCTATTGCAACTGGAGTATTGAATGAACAAAAGTTTAGTATGATAGCTGGAACCTGGAATATGAATATCTTTCCTAGCTTACAGCGAGCACCGCAGTCTGCTGGTTTGATGAATTCAATATTTCCTACTGATTTAAATCTTATTGAAGCTTCTAGCCCTACATCGGCTGGTAATTTGGAACTTATGATTAAGATGTTGTTAGCAGAAGAGGTTCATAATGCCAATTTACATCAGAAATCTATTTATGATTATTTAGAGATGATGCTAGATAGTACGGATGCTGCCTATACACAGTTGTTATTCTTTCCTTTTCTATATGGAAGTAATTCAGATCCAGCAGCTGAAGGTGCATTTATTGGCTTACGTAGTTCGACCACGAAATCCGAAATGATTAGATCAGTTTATGAAGGAATTTGTTTTGCCCATCGGGATCATATAGAACAATTACTTAAGGTTTTAGGACATCGACCTGAAGTTATTCGGATGTCAGGAGGGGCTTGCAACTCTAAACATTGGGTACAAATGTTTGCGGATGTTTTAAATTTGCCAATAGAATTAACTGCTGCCAGTGAATTAGGTGGCTTGGGGGGCGCAATAACTTGTGCAGTTGGTGAAGGACTATATCCTGATTTTTCTAGCGCAGTTGCACAAATGACTCAAGTTATAGAGCGGTATGAACCTATTGCAGATCAAGTAGAAATTTATGAAAAAAAATATCAAATTTATGATTCACTACTACGAACTTTAGAGGGAAAATGGGAGAAGTTAAAAAATTTACAAAAGGAGTTGAATAAGCAAAATGACCATTAA
- a CDS encoding L-ribulose-5-phosphate 3-epimerase: MNALGIYEKALPPKLNWEQKFNLVHDLGFNFLEFSIDESDERLQRLDWSKAQRSEFRQAMWKTNSRINTLMLSGHRRFPLGSADEHVREQSLEIMQKAIDLAVDLGIRNIQLAGYDVYYEPKTVQSHELFLENLQKCVDMAAKKLVMLSIETMDDPFLNSLTKISQVKTQIKSPWLQGYPDLGNISAWPENDVIVDLENNVDNIAAIHLKDTKKVTPTFKGQFKEVPFGEGDVDFLGCLKALVRLGYSGSYTVEMWTESAADPTTEIKQAKLFFDQLFKQVGIRQEALN; this comes from the coding sequence ATTAATGCTTTAGGTATTTATGAAAAAGCTTTACCGCCTAAGTTAAATTGGGAGCAAAAATTTAATTTAGTGCATGATTTGGGATTTAATTTTTTAGAATTTTCAATAGATGAAAGTGATGAACGTTTACAGCGACTTGATTGGTCCAAAGCGCAACGTTCTGAATTTCGTCAAGCAATGTGGAAAACTAATAGTCGAATTAACACACTCATGTTGTCAGGACATCGACGTTTTCCTTTGGGCTCTGCTGATGAACATGTTCGGGAACAATCTTTGGAAATTATGCAAAAGGCAATTGATTTAGCTGTTGATTTGGGTATTAGAAATATTCAATTGGCAGGTTATGATGTTTACTATGAGCCTAAGACTGTCCAAAGTCATGAACTTTTTTTAGAGAATCTACAAAAATGTGTCGATATGGCTGCTAAAAAATTAGTCATGTTATCAATTGAAACGATGGATGATCCCTTTTTGAATTCATTAACTAAAATTTCACAAGTTAAAACACAAATTAAAAGTCCTTGGCTACAAGGTTATCCAGATTTAGGAAATATTTCAGCTTGGCCCGAAAATGATGTGATTGTAGATTTAGAAAATAATGTCGATAATATCGCGGCCATTCATTTAAAGGATACTAAAAAAGTCACTCCCACATTTAAAGGACAATTCAAAGAGGTTCCTTTTGGCGAAGGCGATGTTGACTTTTTGGGATGTTTAAAAGCTTTAGTCCGTTTAGGATATTCTGGTAGTTATACAGTGGAAATGTGGACTGAAAGTGCAGCGGATCCAACAACGGAAATTAAACAAGCAAAATTATTCTTTGATCAATTGTTTAAACAGGTTGGTATTCGCCAAGAGGCTCTTAATTAG
- a CDS encoding L-ribulose-5-phosphate 4-epimerase has protein sequence MLEALKQEVYEANMQLPKLDLVTFTWGNVSGIDREKGLFVIKPSGVDYEDLKPEDLVVVNLQGEVVEGKMNPSSDTPTHTVLYNAFPNIGGIVHTHSPWAVSFAAAGLDVPALNTTHADTFYTAVPAARALTQAEIEADYEGNTGKAIVETFKERQLDYEATPAALVSQHGPFAWGATAAKAVYNAKVLEVVAEEDYHSLQLTRSNIELPQYLLDKHYYRKHGQNAYYGQNNAQSQTHAQHEK, from the coding sequence ATGTTAGAAGCTTTAAAGCAAGAAGTTTATGAAGCAAATATGCAGTTGCCCAAGTTGGATTTAGTGACATTTACTTGGGGAAATGTTTCTGGAATTGATCGAGAAAAAGGCTTGTTTGTGATTAAACCTTCTGGTGTCGACTATGAAGATTTAAAACCTGAGGATTTGGTAGTTGTAAACCTGCAAGGGGAAGTAGTAGAAGGAAAAATGAATCCTTCTAGCGATACGCCAACGCATACGGTTTTGTATAATGCTTTTCCTAATATTGGAGGGATTGTGCATACTCATTCACCGTGGGCAGTCTCGTTTGCCGCTGCTGGGTTAGATGTTCCCGCATTGAACACGACTCATGCGGACACCTTTTATACCGCAGTGCCAGCAGCCAGAGCATTAACTCAAGCAGAAATCGAAGCAGATTATGAAGGTAATACTGGAAAAGCGATTGTAGAGACTTTCAAAGAGCGGCAGTTAGATTATGAAGCAACACCAGCAGCTTTAGTCAGTCAGCATGGACCATTTGCTTGGGGAGCAACTGCAGCCAAGGCGGTTTATAATGCTAAGGTTTTAGAAGTAGTTGCTGAAGAAGATTATCATTCCCTGCAGCTAACCCGAAGTAATATTGAGTTACCACAGTATTTACTAGATAAACATTATTATCGTAAGCATGGACAGAATGCGTATTATGGACAAAATAATGCCCAATCACAGACCCATGCCCAACATGAAAAATAA
- a CDS encoding DUF308 domain-containing protein, producing the protein MKQYSRQFHWYRWLRILFLAIAGIIILINPDKSLDAILYLISAYLIGLALIALHDGWLLAKTHSDNTGPYATAVISIIMALLIFPIAHVLFPLLPILLGIILLINGVNQFFNARVNRKYINVTPWLDYLYSILLIVLGITLVFNPFDMLRLFFRLLGVGLIGLAIMEFINTRLYK; encoded by the coding sequence ATGAAACAATATTCACGCCAATTTCATTGGTATCGTTGGTTGCGGATTCTTTTTTTAGCAATTGCAGGTATTATTATTCTGATTAATCCTGACAAAAGTTTGGATGCAATTCTTTATTTAATTTCCGCTTATTTAATTGGTTTAGCATTGATTGCCCTTCATGATGGTTGGTTGCTGGCTAAAACCCATAGTGATAATACTGGTCCTTATGCTACAGCAGTTATTTCAATTATTATGGCGCTATTAATCTTTCCAATTGCACATGTTTTATTCCCGCTGCTGCCCATACTTTTAGGTATTATCTTATTAATCAATGGTGTTAATCAATTTTTTAACGCTCGGGTTAATCGAAAATATATTAATGTTACACCCTGGTTAGATTACTTGTACTCCATTTTGTTAATTGTACTGGGGATTACCCTAGTTTTTAATCCTTTTGATATGCTGCGCTTATTTTTCCGGCTGTTAGGTGTTGGCCTAATTGGCTTAGCAATTATGGAATTTATTAATACTAGATTATATAAATAA
- a CDS encoding o-succinylbenzoate--CoA ligase gives MENWLNKRAQLSPHKIAVVYQNQKFTFAQVLQTVQQTAQRLKGLGLKPKQPVAIFGRNNLETYYNILALQQLSLPIVFLNIRLAAVELQYQVNNSQIQACLVDSTLENSAIAQVNNLRIITQQDLQQAKPTFYEVHDIESSQIASMMYTSGTTGHPKGVLQTWSNHWHSAMNTMLNFQITENDAWLCTVPLFHISGFSILLRSLIFGITIYLEPKFDVQRCQHLLINEPITIFSVVPTMLKQLLTSYQSTQPYNTQFRIMFLGGGPIDPQTLKLCQQFHIPTVQSYGMTETCSNVVALKPEDAVRKSGSSGQALFTNQIRIADKQTIGEIQLKSPALAVGYWQQMELYHSKFTKDGWYCTGDVGYLDSQGYLFVKGRLDDMFISGGENIFPNEVENVYHQLSAIADIVVTSLPNDKYGAVPIAYLTSNQHSLSNATLRAFGQQNLAHYKVPVEFRQIDHFPRTGSGKIQRNKLRFLKFKLL, from the coding sequence ATGGAAAACTGGTTAAATAAACGCGCTCAACTGTCACCTCATAAAATAGCAGTTGTTTATCAAAACCAAAAATTTACTTTTGCCCAAGTTTTACAAACTGTGCAACAAACTGCTCAAAGATTAAAAGGACTAGGTTTGAAACCTAAGCAGCCCGTAGCTATTTTTGGTAGAAATAATCTTGAAACTTATTATAACATTTTAGCTTTACAGCAACTGAGTTTGCCGATTGTCTTTTTAAATATTCGCCTGGCTGCTGTGGAACTGCAATATCAAGTTAATAATTCCCAAATACAAGCTTGTTTGGTGGATTCCACTTTAGAAAATAGTGCGATTGCTCAAGTAAATAATTTACGTATAATTACTCAACAAGATTTGCAACAAGCCAAACCTACTTTTTATGAGGTCCATGACATTGAAAGTTCGCAAATTGCTAGCATGATGTATACTTCTGGAACTACTGGCCATCCTAAAGGAGTTTTACAAACTTGGAGTAATCACTGGCATTCTGCAATGAATACGATGTTAAATTTTCAAATTACTGAAAATGATGCTTGGTTATGCACCGTTCCGCTTTTTCATATTTCAGGATTTTCTATTTTACTGCGTTCACTTATTTTTGGTATTACTATTTATTTAGAACCAAAATTTGATGTTCAACGTTGCCAACACTTATTAATTAATGAACCTATTACAATTTTTTCTGTGGTACCGACAATGCTCAAACAGCTATTAACAAGTTATCAATCGACACAACCTTACAACACTCAATTTCGAATTATGTTTTTGGGTGGGGGACCAATTGATCCTCAAACTTTAAAACTGTGCCAACAATTTCACATCCCTACTGTTCAATCTTATGGGATGACGGAAACTTGCTCCAATGTTGTTGCTTTAAAACCAGAAGATGCTGTCCGCAAAAGCGGCTCATCTGGACAAGCGCTTTTTACTAATCAAATCAGAATTGCTGATAAACAAACTATAGGCGAAATTCAGCTGAAGTCTCCGGCACTGGCGGTGGGCTATTGGCAACAAATGGAACTTTATCATAGTAAATTTACAAAAGATGGTTGGTATTGCACTGGTGATGTGGGTTATCTGGATTCGCAGGGTTATTTATTTGTCAAGGGGCGCTTAGATGATATGTTTATTTCTGGTGGAGAAAATATTTTCCCTAATGAAGTCGAAAATGTCTATCATCAACTATCTGCAATTGCTGATATTGTGGTTACAAGTTTGCCCAACGATAAATATGGAGCCGTCCCAATTGCCTATTTGACGAGTAACCAGCACTCATTAAGTAATGCCACTTTGCGAGCTTTTGGTCAACAAAACTTAGCCCATTATAAGGTGCCAGTCGAATTTCGCCAAATTGACCATTTCCCTAGAACTGGTAGTGGGAAAATACAACGTAACAAATTAAGATTTTTAAAGTTTAAATTGCTTTAA
- the menB gene encoding 1,4-dihydroxy-2-naphthoyl-CoA synthase, with protein sequence MSDWKTIKTYSEILFERQDKIAKITINRPEVRNAFTPDTIQEMIDAFNYCRDDASIGVIILTGQGDLAFCSGGDQKVRGNGGYVGKDHIARLNVLDLQHLIRIIPKPVIAMVRGWSVGGGNILQLVCDLTIAADNAKFMQTGPKVGSFDAGYGSAYLARVIGHKRAKEVWFLCHPYTAEEAYQMGWVNKVVPLADVEKETLAWCREILQKSPTALRFIKAAMNADTDGLAGLQQIAGDSTMLFYESPEAQEGRDAYLQKRQPDFDKFPKFP encoded by the coding sequence ATGTCTGACTGGAAAACTATTAAAACTTATAGTGAAATTTTATTTGAGCGTCAGGATAAAATTGCCAAAATTACCATTAACCGTCCAGAAGTTCGCAATGCCTTTACCCCTGATACTATTCAAGAAATGATTGACGCATTCAATTATTGCCGTGATGATGCTAGTATTGGTGTCATTATCTTAACAGGCCAAGGCGACTTAGCATTTTGTTCTGGTGGCGATCAAAAAGTACGGGGTAATGGCGGTTATGTCGGCAAAGACCATATCGCTCGCCTAAATGTTTTAGATTTGCAACATCTTATTCGCATTATTCCTAAACCTGTCATTGCGATGGTTCGAGGCTGGTCTGTTGGCGGAGGCAATATCTTACAATTAGTTTGTGATTTAACTATTGCCGCTGATAACGCCAAATTCATGCAAACTGGACCTAAAGTTGGCAGTTTTGATGCTGGTTATGGTTCTGCTTATTTAGCTCGAGTCATTGGGCATAAACGAGCCAAAGAAGTTTGGTTCTTATGTCATCCTTATACCGCCGAAGAGGCCTATCAAATGGGCTGGGTGAATAAAGTTGTTCCCTTAGCAGATGTCGAGAAAGAAACTCTAGCTTGGTGTCGGGAAATTCTTCAAAAATCTCCAACTGCATTGCGCTTTATTAAAGCTGCTATGAATGCTGACACGGATGGCTTAGCAGGATTACAACAAATTGCTGGGGACTCAACAATGCTCTTTTATGAATCTCCTGAAGCTCAAGAAGGTCGGGACGCTTATCTTCAAAAACGCCAACCCGATTTTGATAAATTCCCTAAATTTCCTTAA
- a CDS encoding PaaI family thioesterase, with protein sequence MNLIDYLGIKVINQSSQKVELQLTVTANIMQPYGLVHGGINSVLAETAASMGANLNLTAHQIAVGMNINTQHLRAVKSGVLLAQATPIKIGKQTQVWQAVTYQDELNNPTSYSTITLLNQKQN encoded by the coding sequence ATGAATTTAATTGATTATTTGGGTATTAAAGTTATTAATCAATCATCACAAAAAGTTGAATTACAGTTAACTGTAACAGCAAATATTATGCAACCTTACGGTCTTGTTCATGGGGGAATTAATAGTGTTCTTGCAGAAACGGCAGCCAGTATGGGAGCTAACTTGAATTTAACTGCTCATCAAATAGCTGTGGGAATGAACATTAACACACAGCATTTACGGGCTGTGAAAAGCGGAGTTTTGTTAGCCCAGGCAACACCCATTAAAATTGGTAAACAAACTCAAGTTTGGCAAGCAGTTACTTATCAAGACGAACTTAATAACCCTACTAGTTATAGTACCATTACTTTATTAAACCAAAAACAGAATTAA
- a CDS encoding pyruvate oxidase gives MTKINAADKMVQVMEAWGIDNVYGLPGDSVDTTIEALYRERAKIKFTQVRHEEVAALAAAAYGKLTGRVSVCLSIGGPGAIHLLNGLYDAKMDHAPVVAILGQIQSHLLNTGFFQEVNTPTLFEDVAVYNKLVTNPATLPNVMDEAIRMAYTHKGVAVLTIPDDVPDHKIADTFVPTAGQFQLEQPQARIQDVDRALAMIKKAKNPVALIGKGAENAQLEAKEFVERYAIPFIQTMPAKGTIADDHPNALGQIGKLGTKPAYEAMFNADLLILIGTDYPYAPYINHKIPAIQIDADASHIGHRHNVDLALVADSKSALTLLNARGEVVAQRAFLEACQQNMRIWRAWMSDVQSKKHTGVLPSKLFSTMSQMAPEDVVWSIDVGTATSFGARFITAKPTQKYTISAWLGTMGCALPGAIAAKSAWPNRPVYAICGDGAFAMVMQDFVTAVKYDLPMVLVVLNNQMLAFIEYEQQSAGQQNYGIDLADIDYAKFAEACGGIGVNVKTDAEFKAAMEQYQNPTKPVLINAAVYDEAPLPGKIVMDEAKGYMKFGFEYFKDKFQIPKMPPLKEIMRQFL, from the coding sequence ATGACAAAAATTAATGCAGCAGATAAAATGGTCCAAGTAATGGAAGCTTGGGGTATTGATAACGTTTATGGCTTACCAGGTGATTCTGTTGACACGACAATTGAAGCGTTGTATCGCGAGCGTGCAAAAATTAAATTTACACAGGTGCGCCATGAAGAAGTAGCGGCTTTGGCCGCAGCTGCTTACGGCAAACTAACTGGGAGAGTTAGTGTTTGTCTATCTATTGGTGGACCCGGAGCAATTCACTTACTTAATGGATTATACGATGCCAAGATGGATCATGCACCAGTTGTTGCTATTTTGGGTCAAATTCAGTCACACTTATTAAATACAGGCTTTTTCCAAGAAGTAAATACACCTACTTTGTTTGAAGATGTAGCTGTTTATAATAAGTTAGTTACCAATCCCGCTACTTTACCTAACGTGATGGATGAAGCAATTCGAATGGCTTATACCCATAAGGGAGTTGCCGTATTAACGATTCCTGATGATGTGCCAGATCACAAAATTGCAGACACTTTTGTGCCGACAGCAGGTCAATTTCAATTAGAGCAACCACAAGCAAGAATTCAAGATGTTGATCGGGCTTTAGCAATGATTAAGAAAGCTAAAAATCCAGTTGCTCTCATTGGTAAAGGTGCTGAGAACGCGCAATTAGAAGCCAAAGAATTTGTTGAACGTTATGCTATTCCTTTTATTCAAACAATGCCTGCTAAAGGAACAATTGCCGACGATCATCCTAATGCTCTAGGTCAAATTGGAAAATTGGGAACTAAACCAGCTTATGAAGCAATGTTCAATGCAGATTTGTTAATTTTAATTGGAACAGATTATCCATATGCTCCATATATTAATCATAAAATTCCCGCTATTCAAATTGATGCTGATGCCAGTCATATCGGCCATCGTCATAATGTAGATTTAGCACTTGTTGCCGATTCGAAGTCAGCTTTAACTTTGCTAAATGCTCGTGGTGAAGTAGTAGCACAAAGAGCATTTTTAGAAGCTTGCCAACAAAATATGCGGATTTGGCGGGCTTGGATGAGTGATGTTCAATCGAAAAAACATACTGGTGTTTTACCATCCAAACTATTTTCAACAATGAGCCAAATGGCTCCTGAAGATGTTGTTTGGTCAATTGATGTCGGAACAGCAACCTCCTTCGGGGCTCGCTTTATTACTGCTAAGCCAACCCAAAAATATACAATTTCTGCTTGGTTAGGAACTATGGGTTGTGCTTTGCCTGGGGCAATTGCAGCTAAGAGTGCTTGGCCAAATCGTCCTGTATATGCAATTTGTGGTGATGGAGCTTTTGCTATGGTGATGCAAGACTTCGTGACAGCTGTTAAGTATGATTTACCTATGGTTTTGGTAGTATTAAATAATCAAATGTTGGCCTTTATTGAATATGAACAACAATCAGCTGGACAACAAAATTATGGTATTGATTTAGCTGATATTGATTATGCTAAATTTGCTGAAGCCTGTGGTGGTATTGGGGTCAATGTTAAAACGGATGCTGAATTTAAAGCAGCTATGGAACAATATCAAAATCCTACCAAGCCAGTCTTAATTAATGCTGCTGTGTATGATGAAGCACCATTACCTGGTAAGATTGTAATGGACGAAGCTAAAGGTTATATGAAATTTGGCTTTGAATACTTTAAAGATAAATTCCAAATTCCAAAGATGCCGCCATTAAAAGAAATTATGCGTCAATTTTTATAA
- a CDS encoding MFS transporter, giving the protein MSQHTSKNKILIGIIALAVIARLTVSTSPAIAVIGHAFPHASATQVESVATIGDLAAAISALIFGKLLDHWTFKRLAIISVTILAVGGLSPLIWHTSITNLLIAGFMAGLGAGGITTILPSLQSYIYSGESLANMLGRVVALENGSSMVLLFLGGLLASQYWLHNYYLFFLALISLVIVIWALPRTHPGQEEDNVTQVQPTVMSKQTIISIIAYLITASLMVFLEAVLYNKNAIYIQHFHLGSPALSGQIIMLDGAAAIVVGVTLKWIRRFFKQYLLAACFAANTIGGILLLVWHNTWSIGLATFIIGGASATMLTTVPYILSTLATAKRYPLVMGFFSAITSLGFSSSALVFNNVVPIFSKHILQGTYQLQIIIALVMTIILLLTANRSQLKKVLIK; this is encoded by the coding sequence ATGTCTCAACACACCTCGAAAAATAAAATTCTCATTGGAATTATCGCTTTAGCTGTTATTGCCCGCTTAACTGTTTCTACTTCGCCAGCTATTGCGGTCATTGGGCATGCTTTCCCTCATGCTAGCGCTACTCAAGTAGAGTCTGTTGCTACTATTGGTGATTTAGCAGCAGCGATTTCAGCCTTAATCTTTGGCAAATTATTGGACCATTGGACTTTTAAACGTCTAGCAATTATCAGTGTAACTATTTTAGCAGTTGGCGGCTTGTCGCCTTTAATTTGGCATACGTCTATTACTAACCTGCTTATTGCTGGTTTTATGGCTGGTTTAGGTGCTGGGGGAATCACTACAATTTTACCTAGCCTGCAGTCTTATATTTATAGTGGCGAATCATTGGCCAACATGTTAGGACGTGTAGTTGCCTTAGAGAATGGTTCTTCGATGGTGTTACTCTTTTTGGGAGGCTTATTAGCCAGCCAATACTGGTTACATAACTATTATTTATTCTTTTTAGCTTTAATTAGTTTAGTAATTGTGATTTGGGCTTTGCCACGCACACATCCTGGTCAAGAAGAAGATAATGTCACCCAAGTACAACCAACTGTCATGTCTAAACAAACTATTATCTCAATTATCGCTTACTTAATTACTGCTAGCTTGATGGTCTTTTTAGAAGCTGTCTTATATAATAAAAATGCCATTTACATTCAACATTTTCATTTAGGTTCGCCAGCACTTTCTGGACAAATTATTATGTTAGATGGTGCAGCTGCCATTGTAGTCGGTGTTACTTTAAAATGGATTCGTCGCTTTTTTAAACAGTATTTATTGGCCGCTTGTTTTGCAGCTAATACTATTGGCGGTATACTCTTATTAGTGTGGCACAATACTTGGAGTATTGGCCTTGCTACTTTTATAATTGGTGGTGCGAGCGCCACTATGTTAACAACCGTACCTTATATTTTATCGACTTTAGCCACTGCCAAACGTTATCCATTAGTTATGGGATTCTTTTCAGCAATTACTAGTTTGGGCTTTTCTAGTTCAGCTTTAGTTTTCAACAATGTAGTCCCTATTTTTAGTAAACATATTTTACAAGGAACTTATCAACTGCAAATTATAATTGCCTTAGTGATGACTATTATCCTTTTGCTTACAGCTAATCGCTCCCAATTGAAAAAAGTTTTGATAAAATGA
- a CDS encoding MalY/PatB family protein codes for MNFDQVNQRYGTYSMKWDGAQNVYQNPDVIPMWIADMDFQSPQPVIDAIKKQAATGIYGYTTEPNMTAIPQIIATWLQQQNHWTINPDNLGYSAGVVNGLGLAIRALTQKGDAIITQTPLYGHFKIAVENSKRQLISNPLIKKDGTYSFDWDNLEKQISDNQVKMAILCNPHNPTGRVWTSEELKRFAQICQQHQVIILSDDIHSDLILPGNTYQPLAKIYPEYQDHIITFKSPSKTFNLAGLQFAYYYTTNPDYQKQMQSAAAYASNPDFPTAFALPALTAAYQDSQDWLHELLAYLADNLQWLTEEIETQTPAQVTRSQATYLSWIDVSYLRCSEDELLTALDAGGIGVQTNREFGLDEQVGLFIRLNFATPRELLETGVIRLIKVLQQLEKD; via the coding sequence ATGAATTTTGATCAGGTAAACCAACGTTATGGAACATACAGTATGAAATGGGATGGGGCTCAAAATGTTTATCAAAATCCAGATGTAATTCCAATGTGGATTGCTGATATGGACTTTCAGTCACCTCAACCAGTAATAGACGCCATAAAAAAGCAAGCTGCAACTGGCATTTATGGCTATACAACAGAACCGAATATGACGGCTATTCCCCAGATTATTGCCACTTGGTTACAACAACAAAATCATTGGACAATTAATCCCGATAATCTGGGATATAGTGCGGGAGTGGTTAATGGCTTGGGTTTAGCCATTAGAGCACTGACTCAAAAAGGAGACGCTATTATCACTCAAACTCCATTATATGGGCATTTTAAGATAGCTGTCGAAAATAGCAAACGGCAATTAATTAGTAATCCGCTCATTAAAAAGGATGGCACTTATAGTTTTGATTGGGATAATTTAGAAAAACAAATTAGCGATAATCAAGTGAAAATGGCAATTTTATGCAATCCCCATAATCCAACTGGTCGAGTATGGACTAGTGAGGAATTAAAGCGCTTTGCCCAAATTTGTCAACAACATCAAGTAATTATACTTTCAGATGATATTCATAGTGATTTAATTTTACCAGGAAATACTTACCAACCACTAGCTAAGATTTATCCTGAATACCAAGATCATATTATTACTTTTAAATCACCATCAAAAACTTTTAACTTAGCTGGATTACAGTTTGCATATTATTATACAACTAATCCTGATTATCAAAAGCAAATGCAATCGGCAGCCGCTTATGCTTCTAATCCAGATTTTCCGACCGCTTTTGCACTGCCGGCTTTAACTGCAGCATATCAAGATTCTCAAGATTGGTTACATGAACTATTGGCTTATTTAGCTGATAATCTGCAATGGTTAACCGAAGAAATTGAAACTCAAACGCCAGCGCAGGTTACACGCAGTCAAGCCACTTATTTATCTTGGATTGATGTTAGTTATTTGCGCTGTTCTGAAGATGAATTATTAACCGCGTTAGATGCTGGTGGCATTGGGGTACAGACTAATCGTGAATTTGGTTTAGATGAACAAGTTGGATTATTTATTCGTTTAAACTTTGCAACGCCACGAGAACTTTTAGAAACTGGGGTCATTCGACTGATTAAAGTTTTACAACAGTTAGAAAAAGATTAA